In Flavobacterium okayamense, a single window of DNA contains:
- a CDS encoding ABC-F family ATP-binding cassette domain-containing protein has protein sequence MLNIHNLSVSFGGTYLFEEVTFRLGAGDRVGLVGKNGAGKSTMLKILAGDIQPDSGVIATEKEVRLGFLRQDIDFEQGRTVLEEAYQAFEDIKRAEFRMDEINHQLANRTDYESQGYHDLIDELSEVTHQYEILGGYNYVGETEKILLGLGFKREEFNNPTDSFSGGWRMRIELAKLLLQNNDVLLLDEPTNHLDIESIIWLESFLKSFPGAVVIVSHDKMFLDNVTNRTIEISLGKIYDYNKPYSKYLVLREEIREKQLATQKNQQKKIEETEKLIEKFRAKASKASMAQSLIKKLDRVERIEVDEDDNSVMNISFSVSQTPGRVVIEAEHVSKNFGEKKVLTDISLLVERGSKIAFVGQNGQGKSTFIKAIVDEFEYNGIIKLGHNVQLGYFAQNQAEYLDGEKTLLDTMLDAANDGNRPKVRDMLGAFLFRGDDVEKKVKVLSGGERNRLALCKLLLQPINVLLMDEPTNHLDIKSKNVLKAALKNYEGTLLLVSHDRDFLQGLTNTVYEFKDQKIKEYLGDINFFLEQRNANDMRAFEIKDQVKSQNNLKLETKEAKTLSYEEQKKQKSLQNRLSKIESQINELEKAIQKDDEDLARNYEKLMEDTNFFSAYEKKKKDLDQLMEDWESVQFEIEDFN, from the coding sequence ATGCTTAATATACATAATTTATCCGTTTCATTTGGTGGAACTTATTTGTTTGAGGAAGTTACTTTTCGTTTAGGCGCTGGCGATAGAGTAGGTTTGGTTGGAAAAAATGGAGCCGGAAAATCAACAATGCTTAAAATTCTTGCAGGCGATATTCAACCTGATTCTGGAGTTATAGCGACTGAAAAGGAAGTGCGTTTAGGTTTTCTTCGTCAAGATATCGATTTTGAACAAGGAAGAACTGTTTTAGAAGAAGCGTATCAAGCTTTTGAAGATATTAAGCGTGCCGAATTTCGAATGGATGAAATTAATCATCAATTAGCGAATAGAACGGATTATGAAAGTCAAGGTTATCATGATTTAATTGATGAATTAAGCGAAGTTACACATCAGTATGAAATTCTTGGTGGTTATAATTACGTTGGTGAAACCGAAAAAATACTATTGGGCTTAGGCTTTAAAAGAGAAGAATTTAATAATCCTACGGATTCTTTCTCAGGTGGATGGAGAATGCGTATCGAATTGGCAAAATTATTATTGCAAAACAACGATGTTTTGCTTCTAGATGAGCCTACGAACCATTTAGATATAGAAAGTATCATTTGGTTAGAAAGCTTCTTAAAAAGCTTTCCTGGAGCTGTAGTAATTGTTTCTCACGATAAAATGTTTTTAGATAATGTTACCAATAGAACAATTGAGATTTCACTTGGTAAAATTTATGATTACAACAAGCCATATTCAAAATATTTAGTTTTACGTGAAGAAATTCGCGAAAAACAATTAGCAACGCAAAAGAATCAACAAAAGAAAATTGAAGAAACTGAAAAACTAATTGAAAAGTTTAGAGCAAAAGCATCTAAAGCTTCAATGGCGCAATCTTTAATTAAAAAATTAGATAGAGTAGAACGAATTGAAGTTGATGAAGATGATAATTCGGTAATGAATATTTCATTTTCCGTTTCGCAAACACCGGGTAGAGTAGTTATTGAAGCGGAACACGTTTCAAAGAATTTTGGAGAAAAGAAAGTATTAACCGATATTTCTCTTTTAGTGGAACGTGGAAGCAAAATTGCTTTCGTTGGGCAAAACGGACAAGGAAAATCGACTTTTATTAAGGCAATAGTTGATGAATTTGAGTATAATGGAATTATAAAACTCGGACATAATGTGCAGTTGGGTTATTTTGCTCAAAATCAAGCTGAATATTTAGATGGTGAAAAAACATTATTAGATACCATGCTCGACGCTGCAAACGATGGCAATCGACCAAAAGTTCGCGATATGTTAGGAGCATTTTTATTTAGAGGTGATGATGTTGAGAAAAAAGTAAAAGTGTTATCGGGTGGAGAAAGAAATCGTTTAGCTCTATGTAAATTGTTGCTTCAGCCTATCAATGTTTTGCTAATGGATGAGCCTACGAATCACTTAGATATAAAATCGAAAAACGTTTTAAAAGCGGCACTGAAAAATTATGAAGGTACTTTGCTTTTAGTTTCTCACGATCGTGATTTCTTACAAGGTTTAACCAATACGGTTTACGAATTTAAAGACCAAAAAATAAAAGAATACTTAGGAGACATTAATTTCTTCTTAGAGCAACGAAACGCAAATGATATGCGTGCTTTTGAAATTAAAGATCAAGTAAAATCACAAAACAATTTGAAACTTGAAACAAAAGAAGCGAAAACATTATCTTACGAAGAACAAAAGAAACAAAAGTCGCTTCAAAATAGATTGAGTAAAATTGAAAGTCAGATTAATGAATTAGAAAAAGCGATTCAAAAAGACGATGAAGATTTAGCGAGAAACTACGAAAAGTTGATGGAAGATACTAATTTCTTTTCGGCATATGAGAAGAAGAAAAAAGATTTAGATCAATTAATGGAAGATTGGGAAAGCGTTCAGTTTGAGATTGAAGATTTTAATTAG
- a CDS encoding DUF1761 domain-containing protein — protein sequence MLFNPIAVFVAALSTFLVGFIWYNPKVFGTIWMQESGMTEEKAKQGNMAKIFGLTLIYSVLIAFMMPQFVIHQVGALQLVGGNLEDPSFIEYLKDKQDVFRTFKHGALHGFMLGLLFILPITAINGLFEQKSWKYMLVTGGYWIVSLTIMGSIICGWK from the coding sequence ATGTTATTTAATCCAATTGCAGTTTTCGTAGCTGCTTTATCGACTTTTCTAGTCGGATTTATTTGGTACAATCCGAAAGTATTTGGTACTATTTGGATGCAAGAATCAGGAATGACTGAAGAAAAAGCCAAACAAGGAAATATGGCTAAGATTTTTGGACTAACTCTTATTTACTCCGTATTAATTGCTTTTATGATGCCTCAATTTGTAATTCATCAAGTAGGCGCTTTACAATTAGTGGGTGGAAACTTAGAAGATCCTTCTTTTATTGAGTATTTAAAAGATAAACAAGATGTTTTTAGAACTTTTAAACATGGAGCCTTACACGGTTTTATGCTAGGGTTACTATTTATTTTACCAATAACAGCTATAAATGGGCTTTTTGAACAAAAATCTTGGAAATATATGCTTGTAACTGGAGGATACTGGATTGTATCACTAACAATTATGGGTTCTATTATTTGTGGATGGAAATAA
- a CDS encoding peptidoglycan bridge formation glycyltransferase FemA/FemB family protein has translation MKNISFKIYNSVSELPRNWDEVSHPNHFLQTPYLNVLEKSAPTNMECFFIGIFEDHELIGTSLAQYLDLNKLESFGERDNCFKTKIRNFVFKNFASHVLFLGNNMITGQNGYTFNKEIDFESVNNVMMQCTEAIIEYFKKKKIRIHIVSYKDFYNECSAELKKFDFGKMYEFTAQPNMIFYLDKNWKTKDDYFQSFSKKYRDQYKRAHKKFDGIEVRELSTEEVIHFESELYQLYYYVAKNAPFNTFFLDKHHFSTFKKQCGNRFRICGYFLEGKLVGFHTLLLNGEVLETYFLGYDEMLQKENMLYLNMLYNMTEFGIENGFKKIIFGRTALEIKSSIGAEPIKMSGFIFHTNKFINKYIGKIFDSLEPEVSWHQRHPFK, from the coding sequence TTGAAAAACATCTCTTTTAAAATATATAATTCGGTTAGCGAGCTTCCACGTAATTGGGATGAGGTTTCGCATCCCAATCATTTTTTACAAACACCTTATTTAAATGTGTTAGAAAAATCGGCTCCTACAAATATGGAGTGTTTTTTTATTGGCATTTTTGAAGATCATGAACTTATAGGAACTTCATTAGCGCAATATCTTGATTTAAACAAATTAGAATCTTTTGGTGAACGTGATAATTGCTTTAAAACAAAAATTAGAAATTTCGTTTTTAAAAATTTTGCATCGCACGTTTTGTTTTTAGGAAACAATATGATTACTGGTCAAAATGGATATACATTTAATAAAGAAATTGATTTTGAAAGTGTAAATAATGTGATGATGCAATGTACTGAAGCTATCATTGAATATTTTAAAAAGAAAAAAATTCGTATTCATATTGTTAGCTATAAAGACTTTTATAATGAATGTTCTGCTGAATTAAAAAAGTTTGATTTTGGTAAAATGTATGAATTTACTGCGCAACCAAACATGATTTTTTATCTAGATAAAAACTGGAAGACAAAAGATGATTATTTTCAATCTTTTTCAAAAAAATATCGCGACCAATACAAAAGAGCGCATAAAAAGTTTGATGGAATTGAAGTTCGCGAACTTTCTACTGAAGAAGTAATTCATTTTGAGAGCGAGTTGTATCAATTGTATTATTATGTTGCCAAAAATGCTCCGTTTAATACATTCTTTTTAGACAAACATCACTTTTCTACTTTTAAGAAACAATGCGGCAATCGATTTAGAATTTGTGGTTATTTTCTGGAAGGAAAATTAGTTGGTTTTCATACTTTACTTTTAAATGGAGAGGTTCTCGAAACTTATTTCTTAGGTTACGACGAAATGCTTCAAAAAGAAAACATGTTGTATTTAAACATGCTTTATAATATGACCGAATTTGGTATTGAAAACGGTTTCAAAAAAATAATTTTTGGAAGAACTGCTTTAGAGATTAAGAGTTCAATAGGTGCTGAACCTATAAAAATGTCTGGATTCATTTTTCATACTAATAAATTCATCAACAAATACATTGGAAAAATATTTGACAGCTTAGAACCTGAAGTTTCTTGGCACCAACGTCATCCTTTTAAGTAA